Genomic DNA from Shewanella woodyi ATCC 51908:
CCTAGTGATGCGCTGGTTTAGGGATACCTTTTGTAAACTTGAGCAGTTAGAAGCGCAGCGTCGTGGTATCGACACCTACGAGCTTCTTGAGGAGATGGCCCGCGACGTCCCTGTCGGCTCCCACGATATCATCCCAGTATTTTCCGATGCCATGAACTACGGCAACTGGTATCACGCGGCTCCCTCATTTATCAACCTCTCTCTGGATCCTGAAAAGAGCGGCCCCGCCTGCCTATTTCGAAGTCTTGAGGAGAACGCCTGTATCGTATCAGCCATCAACTTAGAGAAGATACATAACTTCACCGCCAATGAAATTAGTTCAAATAATGATACATTAGTGTTTGCTGGCGGCGCGAGTAAAGGCACACTCTGGCCACAGATTTTGGCAGATGTGACAGGAAAAAAGGTCAAAATCCCTAAAGTGAAAGAAGCTACCGCACTGGGAGCCGCTATGGCCGCAGGTGTGGGAATTGGTATCTACAAAGATATGAAGTCGGCGGCAAATGAGTTAGTGGCGTGGGAGAAAGAGTATCAACCCAATAGAGATAACTTCCAACAATACCAAGAGCTGAAACAGCGCTGGCTGGAAGTTTATCAACAGGAGTTAGGTTTAGTCGATAAAGGACTAACCACCTCCATGTGGCAAGCACCAGGATTGTAATACCAGCGAGTATAAGAAAGTTATCAACACAATATAAAACTTAACGTGAGTAGGAACAGCTATGTATTTAACGAATGAATCTGAGCACGACTATCGATTTGGCGAATATGGCCCTAAATATGTCACCAATGGTCCAAGAGTCGATTTCGGTATTGTGGTGATCACGCCAGGCGAAGCTCACCCTTGTCACAAACATGTCAAACAGGAGGAGTCTTTCTTGGTCCTCGAAGGCGAATGTGCCGTCTATGTTGATGGTGTTCGAGTCTTGATAAAAGAGGGAGATTACCTACGTTGTGAGCCAGGAGAGTCACACCTGTTCCGTAATGAAAGCGATAAAAACTTCAAATCTGTCTTCGTTAAAGCGCCTTACATGGAGGAGAAAGACAGCGTCTATATCGACTGGCAACCAGGACAAGAGTTTATTAAAGAGGATTAACCATCAAGCCCGTGATCAATCGCGTAACGCACTAGGCCCGCACTGGTTTTAATGGCTAACTTGTCTTTAATATTTCGCCTATGTGTCTCTATGGTGCGAACACTAATATCGAGCTCTCGAGCGAGCTCCTTATTATTCAATCCAGAAGCCAGCAAACGAAGCACAGTCTGCTCTCTGGTGGTTAATACCGTATTTTTATCCGGTTCCTGACTACTCTGGACTAAGAGATCTGAAATAGCTCGACTGTAATAGATACCACCATTATGAATAACCCGTAAGGCATAGAACATCTCAGCGGCACTGATATCTTTAAGGGCATAGCCTCTCACTCCACGATTAAGTACGCTCAACACATACTCCTTATCATCATGCATACTCAGGATTAATATTTTAATCTCGGGAAACTTATCTTTAAAAATCTCCGCAGCATCCATGCCATTCATCTCAGGCATACTGATGTCCATCAACACAATATCGGGCATTAGATTAGGCATCTTCTCAAGGGCTTCTTTACCATTTGCAGCTTGGCCAACAATGACAAAGTCATCATCCATAGATAAGCGGGCAATTAACCCCTCTCTAAAGATCGGATGATCGTCCACAATAAAAATTCGCATCGGCTACCTCTTCTCTGAATTACTGTATTTGAGTAGTTTTTTGGGTAGTTTGGCCACGACTTTAGTCCCCGATGACGCGCTGTAAATATCGAGCCTGCCATTAAAGTAGCTAATACGCTCCGCCATATTTCTCAGTCCAATTCCAACAAATGGAGATTTATTCCGGCTTAACTTCTGCGTATCAAAACCAGCTCCATTGTCAGAGATTGAGAGAATAAACCAGACGTCATTAACCTTAACTTTTACTGTGACTTTTGTAGCATGAGCATGGCGCTCAATATTAGTCAGTGCCTCTTGTGCAATACGGTACAGGGTCGTTCTTGCATCGCTGGGAAGTAATTTATTAATGGCAAGAGGCTCAAAAGCGATATCAATATTGAGTCTATTTCGATAGTCTTCAATTAACGCCGAGAGCGCAGCAGATAAACCATGATCCTCTAGTAAGTTTGGATGCAGATCCCTAGATATTCGACGCACATCATTAATCGTCGCATCTAAATACTGCTCACATTGGGTCAACTCCTTAGTGGCTACCTCCCCTTTATCCAATCTAAAAATAGCATTTTCAACCACGTACTTTGTCGAGACCAACATCTGAATAATGCCGTCATGTAGCTCTCTAGAGACCCGTTGACGCTCAACCTCCTGGGTATCGACAATACGGTTAGTCAGGGCTTTAAGCTTTACATCAGCCAATTTCCTCTCGCTTGCCTGCAGAAAAAGACCGGAAAAAAACACCACCACAACACCGGCAACCGTTAACACAAAAATAACTACAAATGTCTGATTAATATATCCATTAATCTCATTTTGTAGCGTCACGACATCTCGGTCTATATCATCAATATAGATCCCAGTTCCTACCATCCAACGCCATTTATCCAACATGACAGAGTAAGCAAGCTTCTTAGCCAGTAACCCCGTTGAAGGCTTCTCCCACAGATATTCATGAAACCGCCCCCTTGCTGCGCATTGGAGATCAAGATCTGAATTAAGGGATTACCGGACACATCAACCCAATCCCATAGATCTTTGCCGACACGATAAGGCTGACGAGGATGAACAATATTGACGCCTCTGTCGCTATAAACGAAAAAGTAGCCATCATCGCCGTGTTGCAAGGTATTAAGGATCTCAGCAACCTGCTTCTGGGCAAGCAAGTCCTCCTCACTGGCAGCCTGATAAATATGGCTAATCGCTCCCATCGCTAGCTCGATATTTGATTGCAGCTGCTGCTTTCTTAACTCAAGGATCTTCTCTCGATAAGATGCCCCACTCTGCTCCGATAAGAGTTCAGATTGATAATGTAACGCCAAAACAATAATCAGCATTGAGAGCACTAGCGGAAGAATACTGAGTGCAATAATCTTCTGTTTGAAGTCCAAAACTGGGTCCCATTGAAATATTTTTATTTTGTTATTGTCTTAATATTAGTGCACTAGCCAGAGTAAATTTCAACCTAACCCGATTTTACAGAGTGATATTTCAGCACTAACAAATACCGCAGAGCAATGTTACAGAAAGGTAAATTATTGTTTTAAAAAATGATAAGCCAGTTGAGTTTTATCTATAAAAAATTTGTCTTTTCTCTGCTCAATCCGATTAAAGAGGCTTAGACAGAGGGAACATTACGAGAAAAACTAAGAACAACTACGTAAAAACCCTTAGATGGCTCAGTAGTAAAACGAATATCTAGCCTTTAAAAAAATAACTAACTTGGCAGTTCACTAATTTGATTATGGGACACCAAGATGTTCAAACACCTATCTACGACACTCATTATCTCAACGCTACTTTTAGCATCTAGCAGCTCAATCGCTGATGAAAAGAAAACCTATCGCTGGCGATTAGCTGAAACCTGGCCAAAGGATTTTCCAGTATTTGGCGACACAGTGAAAAGCATGGCACAGCGGGTTAAAGAGATGTCTAACGGCCGCCTAATTATCTCTATTGATTCCAAAAATAAACACAAAGCCCCTCTAGGCATCTTCGATATGGTTCGAGCAGGGCAATATCAGATGGGCCACTCAGCTTCCTATTATTGGAAGGGGAAAGATCTCAAAACCATGTTCTTTACAACCAGACCCTTTGGCATGACCGCAACCGAACAGTACGCTTGGTTTTACTATGGCGGCGGCATGGAGCTAATGCAGGAGGTCTACGGGCCCTATGGACTCCTCTCCTTCCCGGGTGGCAATACTGGTAATCAAATGGGTGGCTGGTTTCGTAAAGAGATCAAGTCGGTAGATGATCTGCAAGGCCTTAAGATGCGGATCCCAGGTTTTGCCGGAGAGGTGATATCTAAACTAGGTGCAAGCCCAGTCAATATCCCAGCAGGCGAGCTATATACTGCACTTGAGCGAAATACTATCGATGCTTTGGAGTGGGTAGGACCATCACTGGACTTACGCATGGGCTTTCAAAAGGTTGCTCCCTTTTATTACACAGGCTGGCATGAACCCGCGACTGAGCTGCAGTTTCTAGTGAATGAGAAAGCCTTTAATACGCTGCCAAACGATTTGCAAGCTATCTTAACTATCGCCATGCGAGCTTCTGCCTATGACATGTATGCTCAATCGATGCATGAAAACGCCATCAACCTTGAAAAAATAGCGAAAGAGCACCCAGAGATCCAGATAAAGACCTTCCCAGCAAGCATCATGCTCAAGCTGCAACAAGCCAATAACGATTTAATAGAGCAGTTCAAACAGCAAGACCCACTTACAAAAGCGATCATCGAGTCACAGGAACGTTATCAAGAGATAACACGTCCATGGACACAAATATCTGATCAAACCTATCTGGAAATTAGCCAGTAACGACTGAAGGGCTTGATGCGTTTCAAGCCCATTTACTAAAGAGCTCTGACTTTACCTTAGCTCGGCATTCAGTGCCTACTCGGCCATAAATATAAGAAAAGTCGTATGAAAAAAACACATACTCTACTCGGTAAACTACTGGATAGCTTAGGTTATCTCTGCGCCATTTTAATGATTTTGATGTTATTTAATGTCTTTTATGACGTTGTGATGCGCTACCTATTCAATAACATCTCCATTGCGATGCAAGAGCTGGAGTGGCACCTATTCTCCGCCATGTTTATGTTCGGAATAGGTTACACACTGAAGGAGGATGGGCATGTAAGGGTAGATATCTTCTACGACAACCTAAGCCGAAAAACTCAAGCTATGATCAACATCTTAGGGGTACTCATCACGGTATTTCCCTTTAGCCTACTTATCATCTATTTCGGTGCCGCTTTTGTTGAGGATGCCTATCAACTCGGCGAGAAAAGCCCAGATCCCGGCGGACTCAGTTACTTCTGGATCATAAAGTCAGTCATTCCACTCTCCTTTGTCTTCGTGATCATCGCAGGGATATACCGATTAATCGGTGAAGTATCAGTCCTGCTTGGCTCACCAGTGGAGGCAAAATAATGACTGGTTTAGCGCTCTTTATTATCGCGATGATCGCCATCTTCTTTGGCTTCCCCATTGCATTTACCTTTGCTGGCGTCTCTATGGCTATCGGGATCTTAGTGCTCGGCATCGATCTATTCGCATTTATGCCATTTAGAATTATGAGCACGATGCAAAACACCATTTTGATGGCAGTTCCCCTGTTTATCTTTATGGGGATCGTATTGCAGAAGACTAATTTGGCTGAAGAGCTGCTTGAGTCCATGGGGAAACTTTTTGGAGGACTTAAAGGCGGTTTGGCAATATCGACCATCATTGTCGGCCTATTTTTAGCGGCATCTACGGGAGTGGTTGGCGCCAGTGTGGTTGCCATGGGGGTAATATCCCTGCCAGTGATGCTCAAGCATAGATATGATCCGAAATTAGCCACAGGCATTATTTGTGCAGCAGGCACTTTAGGTCAAATCGTTCCCCCTTCGATTATCTTAATCATCCTCGGAGATGTAATGGGACTGCCTGTTGGCGATCTGTTCACCGCAGCACTTCTGCCCTCCTTGATACTGGTGAGTGCTTATCTCATCTATATCTTAGCCATAGTCAACATCAAACCCAGTATTGCACCGCCCATAAAAAATGAGCTTGATGAGCCTAACCTGACCATGGTTATCAAGTGCTTGAAACTGATTATTCCACCGCTATTTCTCATCGTTGCGGTTTTGGGCTCTATCTATTCAGGACTGGCAACTCCCACAGAGTCTTCCGCTCTGGGTGGCGTTGGCGCCCTATTGCTGGCACTCATCTATAGCAAGTTCAAGTTCAAACTCCTTTTTGACAGCGCACTAGAAACCGTCAAGGTCTCCTCTATGGTGTTTGCCGTGCTTATCGGCGCCACAGCATTTTCTATGGTGTTTAGCTATAGCGGAGGAGAGTCCATCGTTGAGGAGTTTTTTGTCTCGTTGCCAAACGCCCAATGGACATTTGTACTTATCGCCATGCTCACCATTTTTATCTTAGGTTTCTTCATCGATTTCATTGAGATCGCCTTCATCATAGTGCCAATTTTGACCCCGATAGCCCTCTCGTTGGGACTCAATATGAACTGGCTCGCCATTCTTATCGCCATGAACCTACAAACCTCATTTTTAACGCCCCCCTTTGGCTTCAGTCTGTTTTACCTCAAGGGAGTCGCGCCACCACAAATTAAGACATTAGCGATCTACAAAGGGGTGCTGCCCTTTATCGCCATACAGATGTTAATTCTGGCTCTTCTCGTTTTCTTCCCAGAACTATTTGGCCTTAGTCGATTGAGTTAAAAAGCGAAACTAAAAATAAAATAAGGAGATAGATATGAAAACTTCAACATTAGCCCTCATCACATTAGGACTCTTTAGCAGTTCGAGTTACGCAGCTTTCGAGTTTGATCTCGGTGAAGACAATAAGCTCAAATTCGGAGGGTATCTTAAAGCTGATGTCCGCCACGTATCCGGCGAAGTGCCTTATCGCCCATTTTGGATAGCAACGGGCGCTACAGGTGAAGACTCATCACAAACTAACTTCACCATGCGAGAGTCAAGATTTAACGCCAGCTACACCCATGGCAAGGTGATGGGATTTGTGGAGATGGATTTTTACGGCTCCGATGGCAGCGAGGCGGTCGTCAATAACTACGACCCAAGATTACGTCACGCCTTTATCAAATATGACAACTGGCTTGTAGGTCAAACATGGTCAACCTTCATGCCACTGACAGCGATTCCTGAGACCTTAGATTTTGGTGGCCCCCATGTCGGTGAAGCCTTTATTCGTCAAACTCAGATCCGCTACACCTATGGTGGCTTTCAGTTCGCATTGGAAAATCCAGAAACCACTGGCGCCGACAACAAGAATGATGCTATTCCCGATATTGTTGGACGCTACATACATAAAGCCGATTGGGGAGAGCTTGGGGTTGCCGCATTAGTCCGTCAACTTGACAGCGATGGCATAGATAAAACCACTGCCGCATTTAACCTTTACGGTAAGTTGTTAATTGGAGAAAGGGATGATTTTCGTTTTCAGGTCAATGTTGGAGAGTCAGGCAGGTATGTGGCACCGGGGCTGACCACAGATATCATTCCTGATGGTGACAATAGCGTACCGGAAGAGACCACTGCCTATTACGCCGCCTACCGTCATTTCTGGAGTGAGAGTTATCGCAGCACCCTCTTTTACGGTCATGCAGAAACCGACATTCAAAATAGAGAGAGACAGATGTGGGGAGTAAACCTGATTAAACAGCTCACGCCACACCTGTGGACAGGGATAGAGATCGGTAATTATGAGGTCAGTGATGCCGATGCAGACTCAACTTACCTGCAGTTCTCAGTGAAATATGCTTTATAAATCTAGGCTTTACCCATTTGAAATGGGCTAGAGATTCCATCCAAGGTCTCCCAACCTTGCTTTTAACATGAAACTTCATGTT
This window encodes:
- a CDS encoding cupin domain-containing protein, producing the protein MYLTNESEHDYRFGEYGPKYVTNGPRVDFGIVVITPGEAHPCHKHVKQEESFLVLEGECAVYVDGVRVLIKEGDYLRCEPGESHLFRNESDKNFKSVFVKAPYMEEKDSVYIDWQPGQEFIKED
- a CDS encoding response regulator, translated to MRIFIVDDHPIFREGLIARLSMDDDFVIVGQAANGKEALEKMPNLMPDIVLMDISMPEMNGMDAAEIFKDKFPEIKILILSMHDDKEYVLSVLNRGVRGYALKDISAAEMFYALRVIHNGGIYYSRAISDLLVQSSQEPDKNTVLTTREQTVLRLLASGLNNKELARELDISVRTIETHRRNIKDKLAIKTSAGLVRYAIDHGLDG
- a CDS encoding sensor histidine kinase; this translates as MVGTGIYIDDIDRDVVTLQNEINGYINQTFVVIFVLTVAGVVVVFFSGLFLQASERKLADVKLKALTNRIVDTQEVERQRVSRELHDGIIQMLVSTKYVVENAIFRLDKGEVATKELTQCEQYLDATINDVRRISRDLHPNLLEDHGLSAALSALIEDYRNRLNIDIAFEPLAINKLLPSDARTTLYRIAQEALTNIERHAHATKVTVKVKVNDVWFILSISDNGAGFDTQKLSRNKSPFVGIGLRNMAERISYFNGRLDIYSASSGTKVVAKLPKKLLKYSNSEKR
- a CDS encoding TRAP transporter substrate-binding protein yields the protein MFKHLSTTLIISTLLLASSSSIADEKKTYRWRLAETWPKDFPVFGDTVKSMAQRVKEMSNGRLIISIDSKNKHKAPLGIFDMVRAGQYQMGHSASYYWKGKDLKTMFFTTRPFGMTATEQYAWFYYGGGMELMQEVYGPYGLLSFPGGNTGNQMGGWFRKEIKSVDDLQGLKMRIPGFAGEVISKLGASPVNIPAGELYTALERNTIDALEWVGPSLDLRMGFQKVAPFYYTGWHEPATELQFLVNEKAFNTLPNDLQAILTIAMRASAYDMYAQSMHENAINLEKIAKEHPEIQIKTFPASIMLKLQQANNDLIEQFKQQDPLTKAIIESQERYQEITRPWTQISDQTYLEISQ
- a CDS encoding TRAP transporter small permease subunit, with the protein product MKKTHTLLGKLLDSLGYLCAILMILMLFNVFYDVVMRYLFNNISIAMQELEWHLFSAMFMFGIGYTLKEDGHVRVDIFYDNLSRKTQAMINILGVLITVFPFSLLIIYFGAAFVEDAYQLGEKSPDPGGLSYFWIIKSVIPLSFVFVIIAGIYRLIGEVSVLLGSPVEAK
- a CDS encoding TRAP transporter large permease, producing the protein MTGLALFIIAMIAIFFGFPIAFTFAGVSMAIGILVLGIDLFAFMPFRIMSTMQNTILMAVPLFIFMGIVLQKTNLAEELLESMGKLFGGLKGGLAISTIIVGLFLAASTGVVGASVVAMGVISLPVMLKHRYDPKLATGIICAAGTLGQIVPPSIILIILGDVMGLPVGDLFTAALLPSLILVSAYLIYILAIVNIKPSIAPPIKNELDEPNLTMVIKCLKLIIPPLFLIVAVLGSIYSGLATPTESSALGGVGALLLALIYSKFKFKLLFDSALETVKVSSMVFAVLIGATAFSMVFSYSGGESIVEEFFVSLPNAQWTFVLIAMLTIFILGFFIDFIEIAFIIVPILTPIALSLGLNMNWLAILIAMNLQTSFLTPPFGFSLFYLKGVAPPQIKTLAIYKGVLPFIAIQMLILALLVFFPELFGLSRLS
- a CDS encoding DcaP family trimeric outer membrane transporter; this encodes MKTSTLALITLGLFSSSSYAAFEFDLGEDNKLKFGGYLKADVRHVSGEVPYRPFWIATGATGEDSSQTNFTMRESRFNASYTHGKVMGFVEMDFYGSDGSEAVVNNYDPRLRHAFIKYDNWLVGQTWSTFMPLTAIPETLDFGGPHVGEAFIRQTQIRYTYGGFQFALENPETTGADNKNDAIPDIVGRYIHKADWGELGVAALVRQLDSDGIDKTTAAFNLYGKLLIGERDDFRFQVNVGESGRYVAPGLTTDIIPDGDNSVPEETTAYYAAYRHFWSESYRSTLFYGHAETDIQNRERQMWGVNLIKQLTPHLWTGIEIGNYEVSDADADSTYLQFSVKYAL